The Fulvia fulva chromosome 6, complete sequence genome includes a window with the following:
- a CDS encoding Mitochondrial import inner membrane translocase subunit TIM8 gives MDQLNISPETAQGLQNLSAQDKQQLNQFVINESQKAQIQQTIHSLTDVCFRKCITSKISAGTLDRSEEPCMRNCVDRFMDANMTVIRHLEQMRAL, from the exons ATGGACCAACTCAACATCTCCCCCGAAACCGCCCAAGGCCTCCAGAACCTCAGCGCCCAAGACAAACAGCAATTGAACCAGTTCGTCATCAACGAGTCGCAGAAAGCTCAAATCCAGCAGA CAATCCACAGCCTAACAGACGTCTGCTTCCGCAAATGTATCACCTCGAAAATCTCCGCCGGCACTCTCGACCGTAGCGAAGAACCCTGCATGCGCAACTGCGTGGATCGATTCATGGATGCAAACATGACTGTCATCAGGCACTTGGAGCAGATGAGGGCGTTGTAG
- a CDS encoding Transcription factor steA — MYPSHQHPPMPPPQQRSVAPETFLLDQDAQQSLPQDSVVALQQVDNLKYFLISAPVDWSQDQYIRRFLLPTGEYVSCVLWSNLFHISGTDIVRCLSFRFQAFGRPVKNTKKFEEGIFSDLRNLKSGTDASLEEPKSPFLDFLYKNNCIRTQKKQKVFYWYSVPHDRLFLDALERDLKREKMGQEATTVAVSEPALSFEFDSSQSLFEQLTKAQQNNQSTFNAQPPSMPPSHSTSPVLRATDSMPPPPMIPQQQMPPTSMPQQMTQHSMPPDMHAEQMSHVPTYSQMAMPPMPSQIQKTREQSIGPVFDRNGVPLSQVANRHSSMPAYMEYSPAPSFVSSHLGEDYSQRGISFEPLTPPQHSVGMPSEPTYIANEETGLYAAMPDVHLQQPFNPLMSVPPNLSGAHYPSNMQRNYQPQQVYSVLEGSPTYKQRRRRSSLTNGPIGVAVTSTGGQVTHAHAHPHTHAHAAHRPSDLRRSMSSSVAPQAIPEGQEVSYNGSPASMHAAHQSGNMMGDHRELMSLSRHSTPSHAVEGAYDDGQQHHAHAQHMHMGQTNQEDFSRYNSSPGQDYRHPSLQHQAVQRTANGVFRRARSATVSEMSPYAQKSHSCPIPMCGRLFKRLEHLKRHVRTHTQERPYLCTLCNKAFSRSDNLAQHRRTHETSADGSAPSEEEMEEERDAMAEAEEGPELDDATFQAAIAMTTGTELSGMPTHVDLRSLNAAEMGAPHQMVTAGDYN, encoded by the exons ATGTATCCATCGCACCAGCATCCGCCTATGCCGCCTCCACAGCAACGATCAGTGGCACCGGAGACCTTTCTGCTCGACCAAGACGCTCAGCAGAGCTTGCCTCAGGACTCGGTCGTCGCCCTGCAGCAAGTAGATAATC TGAAATACTTTCTCATATCAGCCCCCGTGGACTGGAGTCAAGACCAGTATATCCGACGATTTCTCCTGCCAACTGGCGAATATGTGTCTTGCGTGTTATG GAGCAATCTCTTCCACATCTCTGGTACTGATATCGTGCGATGTCTATCCTTCCGCTTCCAGGCCTTCGGCAGGCCCGTCAAGAACACGAAGAAGTTCGAGGAGGGCATCTTCTCCGACCTTCGCAACCTCAAGTCTGGTACAGATGCATCACTAGAAGAGCCAAAGAGCCCCTTTCTCGACTTTCTCTACAAGAACAACTGCATCCGAACGCAGAAGAAGCAAAAGGTGTTCTACTGGTACAGCGTGCCACATGACCGCCTTTTCTTGGACGCGTTGGAGCGCGATCTCAAGCGCGAAAAGATGGGCCAGGAAGCGACAACCGTGGCAGTCAGCGAGCCAGCGCTCTCATTCGAATTCGACTCCTCGCAGTCGCTGTTTGAGCAGCTCACCAAGGCGCAGCAGAACAACCAGTCGACCTTCAACGCCCAGCCACCCTCGATGCCACCTTCACATTCGACCTCGCCAGTACTGCGCGCTACAGATTCCATGCCACCACCTCCGATGATCCCGCAACAACAGATGCCACCAACTTCAATGCCACAGCAAATGACACAACACAGTATGCCTCCAGACATGCACGCCGAACAGATGTCGCACGTACCAACCTACTCCCAGATGGCTATGCCGCCAATGCCTTCTCAGATACAGAAAACGCGCGAACAGTCGATCGGACCAGTGTTTGACCGTAATGGCGTGCCGCTCTCGCAAGTTGCCAACAGGCACAGCTCAATGCCAGCATACATGGAGTACTCCCCTGCGCCGTCCTTTGTTTCGTCCCATCTTGGCGAAGATTACAGTCAGCGGGGCATTTCGTTCGAGCCTCTGACGCCACCTCAGCACTCTGTTGGAATGCCTTCGGAGCCGACATACATCGCCAACGAGGAAACTGGACTTTACGCCGCGATGCCCGATGTTCATCTGCAGCAGCCTTTCAACCCACTCATGTCCGTACCGCCCAATCTCTCTGGCGCCCACTACCCGTCAAACATGCAACGCAACTACCAGCCGCAGCAGGTCTACTCAGTGCTTGAAGGTTCTCCCACATACAAGCAGCGAAGACGTCGGTCGTCACTGACCAATGGACCAATCGGCGTGGCAGTCACTTCGACAGGTGGTCAAGTCACACATGCCCACGCTCATCCTCACACGCACGCACATGCTGCGCACAGGCCTAGCGATCTTCGACGCTCAATGTCCAGTTCTGTTGCCCCACAGGCTATTCCAGAGGGACAAGAGGTATCTTACAACGGGTCTCCAGCCAGCATGCACGCCGCTCACCAATCTGGAAACATGATGGGCGACCACAGAGAGCTCATGAGCCTGTCCCGCCACAGCACACCTTCCCATGCTGTGGAAGGTGCATATGATGATGGCCAACAGCACCACGCGCATGCCCAGCACATGCACATGGGACAAACTAACCAGGAGGACTTCTCACGGTACAACTCCAGTCCTGGCCAGGACTATCGCCACCCATCGCTGCAGCATCAGGCCGTTCAGCGCACAGCAAATGGTGTCTTTCGCAGAGCTCGCAGCGCCACCGTGAGTGAGATGAGCCCGTATGCACAGAAAAGCCACTCCTGTCCTATCCCGATGTGCGGCCGGCTGTTCAAACGCTTAGAACACCTCAAGCGTCATGTCCGCACCCACACTCAAGAGCGCCCTTACCTTTGCACGCTGTGCAACAAGGCTTTCTCAAGGTCTGACAACCTGGCTCAACATCGCCGCACTCACGAGACAAGTGCCGATGGCTCTGCTCCCTCGGAAGAGGAAATGGAGGAGGAACGCGATGCCATGGCTGAGGCAGAGGAAGGTCCGGAGCTCGACGATGCGACTTTCCAGGCTGCCATCGCCATGACTACTGGCACAGAGCTCTCTGGCATGCCAACTCACGTCGACTTGCGCAGCCTGAACGCTGCTGAGATGGGCGCTCCGCACCAGATGGTTACTGCTGGCGACTACAACTGA
- a CDS encoding Putative nucleosome assembly protein encodes MSQNIPQKGNAPAPTPQNTPANNAPISSHAQAPGISSIKEEDLDRAAAASIFAQNPRLVSMMQNKLSSLVGKSSGYVESLPAPVRKRVAGLKGVQKEHSKLEAEFQEAVLELEKKFFAKFTPLYEKRAKIVNGEAEPTEEEVQAGEEDEEEDEEAEAEKAEADKNAEGKEMKGIPEFWLSAMKNSSLAETITDRDEEALKFLTDIRMEYLDRPGFRLIFEFTENPFFTNKTISKTYFYQEENGYGGDFIYDHAEGDKIDWKAGQDLTVKVESKKQRNKNTKQTRIVKKTIPTPSFFDFFNPATPPENDDDEIDEDIEAKLELDYQLGEDIKEKLIPRAIDWFTGEALQFEQGMDDFDEDDFEDEDDEDEDDDDRDDDEEEEDDDEEDGNPKSKQEAAECKQS; translated from the exons ATGTCCCAAAACATCCCTCAAAAGGGCAATGCGCCCGCACC AACCCCACAGAACACCCCCGCCAACAATGCACCCATCTCATCGCACGCCCAGGCACCGGGTATCAGCAGCATCAAAGAGG AGGACCTAGACCGTGCAGCAGCAGCTAGCATCTTTGCGCAAAACCCACGCCTCGTCTCCATGATGCAGAACAAGCTGTCGAGTCTCGTCGGCAAGTCGTCGGGATATGTTGAGTCGCTACCGGCCCCAGTACGGAAGCGAGTCGCCGGCCTGAAGGGTGTGCAGAAGGAGCACTCCAAGCTCGAGGCCGAGTTCCAGGAGGCCGTCCTCGAGCTTGAGAAGAAGTTCTTCGCCAAATTCACCCCACTGTACGAGAAGCGCGCTAAGATTGTCAACGGCGAGGCCGAGCCCACCGAGGAGGAGGTCCAGGCTGGTGAGGAAGATGAGGAAGAAGACGAGGAGGCCGAGGCCGAGAAGGCTGAGGCGGACAAGAATGCTGAGGGCAAGGAGATGAAGGGTATCCCGGAGTTCTGGCTCAGCGCCATGAAGAACTCTTCGCTCGCCGAGACTATCACCGACCGTGACGAGGAGGCCCTCAAATTCCTGACCGACATCCGCATGGAGTACCTCGACAGACCCGGCTTCCGTCTCATCTTCGAGTTCACTGAGAACCCATTCTTCACCAACAAGACCATCTCGAAGACCTACTTCTACCAAGAAGAGAATGGCTATGGCGGCGACTTCATCTACGACCATGCAGAAGGTGACAAGATTGACTGGAAGGCTGGCCAGGATCTAACTGTTAAGGTTGAGAGCAAGAAGCAGAGGAACAAGA ACACCAAGCAGACCCGCATAGTCAAGAAGACTATCCCAACACCATCATTCTTCGACTTCTTCAACCCAGCTACACCGCCAGAGAATGACGATGATGAGATTGACGAGGACATCGAGGCCAAGCTTGAGCTCGACTACCAATTGGGCGAGGACATCAAGGAGAAACTGATCCCACGTGCCATTGACTGGTTCACTGGCGAGGCGCTGCAGTTCGAGCAGGGCATGGATGACTTCGACGAGGACGACTTTGAGGACGAGGATGATGAGGACGAGGACGATGACGACCGGGATGACGACGAAGAGGAGGAGGACGACGATGAG GAGGACGGCAACCCAAAGTCGAAGCAGGAGGCTGCTGAGTGCAAGCAGAGCTAA
- a CDS encoding 25S rRNA (adenine(2142)-N(1))-methyltransferase: MGSNHRASKKQSLKSGRPPAAQKTMASISSKATQKTIVTFHQLNRDLEKAKSNGDEVQAKRIQQQIDNLGGIKAYQQASIQGQSVDRGGDSSTVLLKWMDPMRDATSKESPKLKMLEVGALSTKNACSRSGLFDVTHIDLNSQAPGIEQQDFMARPLPATADDKFDIISLSLVLNFVPEAKGRGEMLRRTTSFLQNRIFSSSEVAKVMPSLFLVLPAPCVTNSRYFDDHQLRYIMESLGYSLLHRKETAKLVYYLWHLGKIPISGKQNFAKTKIRDGRTMNNFHVVLQRPNS; the protein is encoded by the coding sequence ATGGGATCAAATCATCGCGCGTCGAAGAAGCAGTCGCTGAAGTCCGGACGACCTCCAGCTGCGCAGAAGACCATGGCCAGCATCTCCTCGAAAGCTACACAAAAGACGATCGTGACCTTCCATCAACTGAACCGAGATCTGGAGAAGGCGAAGTCCAACGGAGATGAAGTGCAAGCGAAACGAATTCAGCAACAGATCGACAACCTAGGAGGCATCAAGGCGTATCAACAAGCCAGTATCCAAGGACAGTCCGTGGATCGTGGTGGCGACTCCTCGACCGTGCTGCTCAAATGGATGGACCCCATGCGCGATGCAACGTCGAAGGAGTCTCCAAAGCTGAAGATGCTCGAAGTTGGTGCGCTTAGTACAAAGAATGCTTGCTCAAGATCTGGACTCTTCGACGTCACTCATATCGACTTGAACTCGCAAGCACCTGGGATTGAGCAGCAAGACTTTATGGCTCGTCCTCTTCCAGCAACTGCAGATGACAAGTTCGACATTATCTCACTCTCGCTGGTCTTGAACTTTGTACCGGAAGCCAAAGGTAGAGGTGAGATGCTCAGACGGACTACATCCTTCCTGCAGAATCGTATCTTCTCTTCATCAGAAGTTGCGAAGGTCATGCCGTCCTTATTCTTGGTGTTGCCGGCGCCCTGCGTCACAAACTCGCGGTACTTCGACGACCATCAACTTCGATACATCATGGAGAGCCTCGGATACAGTCTTCTACACCGTAAAGAGACCGCGAAGCTGGTGTACTATCTCTGGCATCTTGGAAAGATACCGATCTCAGGGAAGCAGAACTTTGCCAAGACCAAGATTCGAGATGGACGGACCATGAACAACTTCCACGTAGTACTGCAAAGACCGAACTCATGA
- a CDS encoding 60S ribosomal protein L25 — MAPKDAAKSGKGKGASAKKPSAKASAAAKATLKGVNSHKTHKVRKSTTFHLPKTLTLSRAPRYPRRSIPREPRLDAGKVIVHPLNTESAMKKIEENNTLVFIVNVKANKRQIKEALKTLYDVDTVKINTLIRPDGTKKAFARLTPDVDALDIAATKLAIV, encoded by the exons ATGGCACCAAAGGACGCAGCAAAGTCCGGCAAGGGCA AGGGCGCCAGCGCAAAGAAGCCATCCGCAAAGGCATCTGCTGCTGCTAAGGCCACTCTCAAGGGT GTCAACTCGCACAAGACACACAAGGTCCGCAAGTCGACCACCTTCCACCTGCCAAAGACCCTCACTCTTTCGCGCGCACCGAGATACCCACGCCGATCGATCCCACGTGAGCCTCGTCTCGATGCCGGCAAGGTCATCGTCCACCCACTCAACACTGAGAGCGCGATGAAGAAGATTGAGGAGAACAACACCCTCGTCTTCATTGTCAACGTCAAGGCCAACAAGAGACAAATCAAAGAGGCTCTTAAGACCCTCTACGACGTTGACACCGTCAAGATCAACACCCTCATCCG ACCAGATGGCACCAAGAAGGCTTTCGCCCGCCTGACCCCGGATGTCGACGCTCTCGACATTGCCGCCACCAAGCTTGCCATCGTCTAA